The following coding sequences lie in one Rutidosis leptorrhynchoides isolate AG116_Rl617_1_P2 chromosome 4, CSIRO_AGI_Rlap_v1, whole genome shotgun sequence genomic window:
- the LOC139843745 gene encoding pentatricopeptide repeat-containing protein At3g03580 isoform X1 codes for MPPAKVQSFSHQIQRSSFYISISKALSLTLNIKQLHRIHSLLITSGLNQTVFFSGKLISKYAHLKDPHSSSSVFNTILPTNNVFQWNTIIRAMTHNGLYTEALNYYNKMRVLNINPDTYTFPSVINSCAGSGQYETAKIVHEHVDNLGYGSDLYIGNALIDMYARFADLDGARQVFDKMPNRDVVSWNSLVSGYSANEEWEEALDLFYQSRLAGVKTDSYMLSSVLPACSGLGVIMEVEMVHGLSVKLGMVVDTRVCNNLLSVYFKSNNLEGCQRVFDEMVVRDTVTWNTVISGYSHSCLYKESILLFMKMLHEHKPDLLTVTSVLRACSHIRDLESGKFVHNYMIVNGYECDTTTSNILIDMYAKCGCFPAAKEVFDKMKSNDVSSWNTLISGYIKASKYEEAVLTFSKMKVNIKPDMITYVTILPMCTLLRSLNLVMQLHCDTFKTGFNESIIVRNSLIDVYAKCGKINDALNEFENMKECDIISWNTIIAACARSEEYDLGFRMISRMRIEGMLPNVATILSTLPLCSTLEAKRQGKEIHGFVLKSGFQPHVPIGNALIEMYSRCGNLRNSIIVFEHMKNKDVVTWTTLIYAYGMYGEGKLAITSFENMKATGIIPDEIAFLAIIFACSHSQLVEKGRFYFDQMKMDYNIDPKIEHYACVVDLLSRSGNLSDAEKFVLSMPIKPDVSIWGSLLGACRASGHKEIAERASKSIIELNSDNAGYYVLVSNVYASLGKWDEVRKVRKSIKTRGLKKDAGCSWLDINRKIYAFSSGNKSFEQYEEVKKLLEVLGDLIAKEGYVGNLKSVLHYVDADEKREILCGHSERLAIAFGLLNTKPGTPLQIMKNLRVCEDCHIVTKYISKVVQREFLVRDANRFHLFKNGSCSCGDYW; via the coding sequence ATGCCACCAGCAAAGGTACAATCTTTCTCCCACCAAATTCAACGATCATCATTTTACATTTCAATCTCAAAAGCACTATCTTTAACTTTAAACATAAAACAACTTCACAGAATCCATTCCCTTTTAATCACTTCAGGCCTCAATCAAACAGTTTTTTTCTCAGGCAAACTTATAAGCAAATACGCCCACTTAAAAGACCCACATTCATCTTCATCTGTTTTTAACACCATTTTACCTACAAACAATGTATTTCAATGGAATACAATCATAAGAGCAATGACTCATAATGGTTTGTATACAGAAgctttaaattattataataaaatgagGGTTTTGAATATAAACCCTGATACGTATACTTTTCCTTCAGTGATTAATTCCTGTGCTGGATCAGGGCAATATGAGACAGCTAAGATTGTTCATGAACATGTAGATAATTTAGGGTATGGATCGGATCTGTATATTGGCAATGCGTTGATTGATATGTATGCCAGGTTTGCCGATTTGGACGGTGCGCGCCAGGTGTTCGACAAAATGCCTAACAGAGATGTTGTTTCTTGGAATAGTCTGGTTTCGGGTTATAGTGCAAATGAGGAATGGGAAGAAGCTTTGGATTTGTTTTACCAATCGAGATTGGCTGGTGTGAAAACTGATTCGTATATGTTGTCGAGCGTTTTGCCTGCTTGTAGCGGGTTGGGTGTGATCATGGAGGTTGAAATGGTTCATGGTTTGTCAGTGAAACTTGGTATGGTTGTCGATACACGAGTCTGTAATAATCTTCTTTCAGTGTACTTTAAGTCGAATAATTTAGAAGGGTGTCAAAGGGTTTTTGATGAGATGGTTGTTAGAGATACTGTTACTTGGAACACTGTTATCTCTGGTTATTCTCATTCATGTTTGTATAAAGAATCGATCTTGTTGTTTATGAAGATGTTGCATGAACACAAACCGGATCTTCTGACAGTTACATCTGTTCTTCGTGCTTGTAGTCACATACGTGATTTGGAATCtggtaaatttgtacataattacATGATTGTAAATGGGTACGAATGTGACACAACGACAAGTAATATCCTTATCGATATGTACGCAAAATGTGGCTGTTTTCCTGCAGCAAAAGAAGTTTTTGACAAAATGAAAAGCAACGATGTGTCATCTTGGAATACCTTAATCAGTGGTTATATTAAAGCATCAAAATATGAAGAAGCAGTGTTGACTTTTAGTAAGATGAAAGTCAACATAAAACCTGATATGATCACATATGTTACAATTCTTCCTATGTGCACACTGTTGAGAAGCTTAAATTTAGTAATGCAACTACATTGTGACACATTTAAAACAGGATTTAATGAGAGTATAATTGTGAGAAATTCTCTTATCGATGTTTATGCTAAATGTGGAAAAATAAACGATGCATTAAACGAATTCGAGAACATGAAAGAGTGTGATATCATATCGTGGAATACCATTATTGCAGCGTGCGCTCGTTCTGAGGAATacgatttagggtttagaatgatTAGTCGTATGAGAATTGAAGGAATGTTACCAAATGTGGCTACTATTTTAAGTACATTACCTTTGTGTTCAACACTCGAAGCAAAACGACAAGGTAAAGAGATTCACGGTTTTGTTTTGAAGTCAGGTTTTCAACCACATGTTCCAATTGGAAATGCACTTATCGAGATGTATTCAAGATGTggtaacttaagaaattcaattaTCGTATTCGAGCATATGAAAAACAAAGACGTGGTGACGTGGACAACATTAATCTATGCATATGGGATGTATGGTGAGGGCAAGTTAGCCATAACGTCATTTGAGAATATGAAAGCAACGGGTATAATTCCTGACGAAATCGCCTTTCTTGCAATCATTTTTGCATGTAGTCATTCACAATTGGTAGAAAAAGGACGTTTTTACTTTGACCAAATGAAAATGGACTACAACattgacccaaaaattgaacactATGCTTGTGTAGTTGACCTTCTTTCACGATCCGGGAACTTGTCCGATGCCGAAAAGTTTGTTCTTTCGATGCCCATAAAACCCGATGTTAGCATATGGGGTTCTTTACTTGGTGCTTGCCGAGCAAGTGGGCACAAAGAAATTGCCGAACGTGCGTCAAAAAGTATAATTGAACTGAATTCAGACAATGCAGGATATTATGTTTTAGTTTCAAATGTATATGCATCATTAGGAAAATGGGATGAAGTTAGAAAGGTTAGAAAATCTATAAAAACTAGAGGACTCAAGAAAGATGCTGGTTGTAGTTGGTTGGATATTAATAGAAAGATTTATGCTTTTAGTAGTGGAAATAAATCTTTTGAACAATATGAAGAGGTTAAGAAGTTGCTTGAGGTTTTAGGTGATTTAATAGCCAAAGAAGGGTATGTTGGTAATTTGAAATCGGTGCTTCATTATGTTGATGCGGACGAGAAAAGAGAGATACTTTGCGGGCATAGTGAAAGGCTTGCGATTGCGTTTGGATTATTAAATACAAAACCAGGAACACCGTTGCAGATAATGAAGAATTTACGGGTTTGTGAAGATTGTCACATTGTGACAAAATACATATCAAAAGTTGTGCAAAGGGAATTTTTAGTTAGAGATGCGAATCGGTTTCATTTGTTCAAGAATGGGTCATGTAGTTGTGGCGATTATTGGTGA
- the LOC139843745 gene encoding pentatricopeptide repeat-containing protein At3g03580 isoform X2, with protein sequence MPNRDVVSWNSLVSGYSANEEWEEALDLFYQSRLAGVKTDSYMLSSVLPACSGLGVIMEVEMVHGLSVKLGMVVDTRVCNNLLSVYFKSNNLEGCQRVFDEMVVRDTVTWNTVISGYSHSCLYKESILLFMKMLHEHKPDLLTVTSVLRACSHIRDLESGKFVHNYMIVNGYECDTTTSNILIDMYAKCGCFPAAKEVFDKMKSNDVSSWNTLISGYIKASKYEEAVLTFSKMKVNIKPDMITYVTILPMCTLLRSLNLVMQLHCDTFKTGFNESIIVRNSLIDVYAKCGKINDALNEFENMKECDIISWNTIIAACARSEEYDLGFRMISRMRIEGMLPNVATILSTLPLCSTLEAKRQGKEIHGFVLKSGFQPHVPIGNALIEMYSRCGNLRNSIIVFEHMKNKDVVTWTTLIYAYGMYGEGKLAITSFENMKATGIIPDEIAFLAIIFACSHSQLVEKGRFYFDQMKMDYNIDPKIEHYACVVDLLSRSGNLSDAEKFVLSMPIKPDVSIWGSLLGACRASGHKEIAERASKSIIELNSDNAGYYVLVSNVYASLGKWDEVRKVRKSIKTRGLKKDAGCSWLDINRKIYAFSSGNKSFEQYEEVKKLLEVLGDLIAKEGYVGNLKSVLHYVDADEKREILCGHSERLAIAFGLLNTKPGTPLQIMKNLRVCEDCHIVTKYISKVVQREFLVRDANRFHLFKNGSCSCGDYW encoded by the coding sequence ATGCCTAACAGAGATGTTGTTTCTTGGAATAGTCTGGTTTCGGGTTATAGTGCAAATGAGGAATGGGAAGAAGCTTTGGATTTGTTTTACCAATCGAGATTGGCTGGTGTGAAAACTGATTCGTATATGTTGTCGAGCGTTTTGCCTGCTTGTAGCGGGTTGGGTGTGATCATGGAGGTTGAAATGGTTCATGGTTTGTCAGTGAAACTTGGTATGGTTGTCGATACACGAGTCTGTAATAATCTTCTTTCAGTGTACTTTAAGTCGAATAATTTAGAAGGGTGTCAAAGGGTTTTTGATGAGATGGTTGTTAGAGATACTGTTACTTGGAACACTGTTATCTCTGGTTATTCTCATTCATGTTTGTATAAAGAATCGATCTTGTTGTTTATGAAGATGTTGCATGAACACAAACCGGATCTTCTGACAGTTACATCTGTTCTTCGTGCTTGTAGTCACATACGTGATTTGGAATCtggtaaatttgtacataattacATGATTGTAAATGGGTACGAATGTGACACAACGACAAGTAATATCCTTATCGATATGTACGCAAAATGTGGCTGTTTTCCTGCAGCAAAAGAAGTTTTTGACAAAATGAAAAGCAACGATGTGTCATCTTGGAATACCTTAATCAGTGGTTATATTAAAGCATCAAAATATGAAGAAGCAGTGTTGACTTTTAGTAAGATGAAAGTCAACATAAAACCTGATATGATCACATATGTTACAATTCTTCCTATGTGCACACTGTTGAGAAGCTTAAATTTAGTAATGCAACTACATTGTGACACATTTAAAACAGGATTTAATGAGAGTATAATTGTGAGAAATTCTCTTATCGATGTTTATGCTAAATGTGGAAAAATAAACGATGCATTAAACGAATTCGAGAACATGAAAGAGTGTGATATCATATCGTGGAATACCATTATTGCAGCGTGCGCTCGTTCTGAGGAATacgatttagggtttagaatgatTAGTCGTATGAGAATTGAAGGAATGTTACCAAATGTGGCTACTATTTTAAGTACATTACCTTTGTGTTCAACACTCGAAGCAAAACGACAAGGTAAAGAGATTCACGGTTTTGTTTTGAAGTCAGGTTTTCAACCACATGTTCCAATTGGAAATGCACTTATCGAGATGTATTCAAGATGTggtaacttaagaaattcaattaTCGTATTCGAGCATATGAAAAACAAAGACGTGGTGACGTGGACAACATTAATCTATGCATATGGGATGTATGGTGAGGGCAAGTTAGCCATAACGTCATTTGAGAATATGAAAGCAACGGGTATAATTCCTGACGAAATCGCCTTTCTTGCAATCATTTTTGCATGTAGTCATTCACAATTGGTAGAAAAAGGACGTTTTTACTTTGACCAAATGAAAATGGACTACAACattgacccaaaaattgaacactATGCTTGTGTAGTTGACCTTCTTTCACGATCCGGGAACTTGTCCGATGCCGAAAAGTTTGTTCTTTCGATGCCCATAAAACCCGATGTTAGCATATGGGGTTCTTTACTTGGTGCTTGCCGAGCAAGTGGGCACAAAGAAATTGCCGAACGTGCGTCAAAAAGTATAATTGAACTGAATTCAGACAATGCAGGATATTATGTTTTAGTTTCAAATGTATATGCATCATTAGGAAAATGGGATGAAGTTAGAAAGGTTAGAAAATCTATAAAAACTAGAGGACTCAAGAAAGATGCTGGTTGTAGTTGGTTGGATATTAATAGAAAGATTTATGCTTTTAGTAGTGGAAATAAATCTTTTGAACAATATGAAGAGGTTAAGAAGTTGCTTGAGGTTTTAGGTGATTTAATAGCCAAAGAAGGGTATGTTGGTAATTTGAAATCGGTGCTTCATTATGTTGATGCGGACGAGAAAAGAGAGATACTTTGCGGGCATAGTGAAAGGCTTGCGATTGCGTTTGGATTATTAAATACAAAACCAGGAACACCGTTGCAGATAATGAAGAATTTACGGGTTTGTGAAGATTGTCACATTGTGACAAAATACATATCAAAAGTTGTGCAAAGGGAATTTTTAGTTAGAGATGCGAATCGGTTTCATTTGTTCAAGAATGGGTCATGTAGTTGTGGCGATTATTGGTGA